Proteins co-encoded in one Callospermophilus lateralis isolate mCalLat2 chromosome 2, mCalLat2.hap1, whole genome shotgun sequence genomic window:
- the LOC143391832 gene encoding olfactory receptor 5B12-like yields MENISEVTEFILVGLTDALQLQVPLFMVFTLIYLITLVGNLGMILLILLDSHLHTPMYFLLSHLSLVDCVYSSAVTPKVMAGLLTGDKNISYNACAAQMFFFAGFVTVESFLLASMALDRHAAVCKPLHYTTTMTSAVCVLMVSASYACGLLQASVHVAFTFHLSFCRSNVINHFFCDIPPLLALSCSNIYPNEIVLFVLAAFNIFFTLLVILSSYLFILVAILRMHSSEGQKKAFSTCGSHLTAVSIFYGTIAFMYLQPNSRHSMDTDKIASVFYTMIIPMLNPLVYSVRNKEVNSAFRKAVGKAKSSLGFVY; encoded by the coding sequence ATGGAGAATATCTCGGAAGTGACCGAATTTATTCTGGTGGGGTTAACAGATGCCCTCCAGCTACAGGTCCCCTTATTTATGGTCTTCACCCTCATCTACCTCATCACTCTGGTGGGGAACCTGGGCATGATCCTGCTGATCCTGCTGGACTCCCATCTCCACACTCCCATGTACTTTCTCCTCAGTCACCTGTCTCTGGTGGACTGCGTGTATTCTTCAGCTGTCACTCCCAAGGTCATGGCGGGGCTTCTCACAGGAGATAAGAACATTTCCTACAATGCTTGTGCAGCCCAGATGTTCTTCTTTGCAGGCTTTGTCACTGTTGAGAGTTTCCTGCTGGCCTCGATGGCCTTGGATCGCCATGCAGCCGTGTGTAAGCCCCTGCACTACACCACCACCATGACGAGCGCTGTGTGTGTCCTGATGGTCTCCGCCTCCTATGCCTGTGGACTTCTGCAGGCTTCTGTCCATGTAGCCTTCACATTCCATCTCTCCTTCTGTCGTTCCAATGTGATCAATCACTTTTTCTGTGACATTCCCCCACTTCTGGCCCTTTCTTGCTCTAATATCTACCCAAATGAGATAGTGCTCTTTGTGCTGGCagctttcaatatttttttcactctcTTGGTCATCTTGAGCTCTTACCTGTTCATTTTAGTTGCTATCCTGAGGATGCATTCTTCTGAGGGACAGAAGaaggccttctccacctgtgggtCCCACCTCACAGCTGTTTCCATCTTCTATGGAACCATCGCCTTCATGTACTTACAGCCAAATTCTAGACACTCCATGGACACAGATAAAatcgcatctgtgttctacacaatGATCATCCCCATGCTGAACCCCCTGGTCTACAGCGTGAGGAACAAAGAGGTCAACAGTGCATTCAGGAAGGCTGTTGGAAAAGCAAAGTCCTCACTGGGATTCGTCtattaa
- the LOC143390518 gene encoding olfactory receptor 5B12-like yields MENISEVTEFILVGLTDALQLQVPLFMVFTLIYLITLVGNLGMILLILLDSRLHTPMYFLLSHLSLVDCVYSSAVTPKVMAGFLTGDKIISYNACAAQMFFSAAFVTVESFLLASMALDRHAAVCKPLHYTTTMTSAVCVLMVSASYTCGLLQASVHVAFTFHLSFCFSNVINHFFCDIPPLLTLSCSNIYTNEIVLFTLAAFDTLFTLLVILSSYLFILVAILRMHSSEGQKKAFSTCGSHLMAVSIFYGTIVFMYLQPNSSHSMNTDKMASVFYTMIIPMLNPLVYSLRNKEVNSAFRKAVGKAKSSLGLVC; encoded by the coding sequence ATGGAGAATATCTCAGAGGTGACTGAATTTATTCTGGTGGGGTTAACAGATGCCCTCCAGCTACAGGTCCCCTTATTTATGGTCTTCACCCTCATCTACCTCATCACTCTGGTGGGGAACCTGGGCATGATCCTGCTGATCCTGCTGGACTCCCGTCTCCACACTCCCATGTACTTTCTCCTCAGTCACCTGTCTCTGGTGGACTGCGTGTATTCTTCAGCTGTCACTCCCAAGGTCATGGCGGGGTTTCTCACAGGAGATAAGATCATTTCCTACAATGCTTGTGCAGCCCAGATGTTCTTCTCTGCAGCCTTTGTCACTGTTGAGAGTTTCCTGCTGGCCTCGATGGCCTTGGATCGCCACGCAGCCGTGTGTAAGCCCCTGCACTACACCACCACCATGACCAGCGCTGTGTGTGTCCTGATGGTCTCCGCCTCCTATACCTGTGGGCTTCTGCAGGCTTCTGTCCATGTAGCCTTCACATTTCATCTCTCCTTCTGTTTTTCCAATGTGATCAATCACTTTTTCTGTGACATTCCCCCACTTCTGACTCTTTCTTGCTCTAATATCTACACAAACGAGATTGTGCTTTTCACGTTGGCAGCATTTGATACTTTGTTCACTCTCTTGGTCATCTTGAGCTCTTACCTGTTCATTTTGGTTGCTATCCTGAGGATGCATTCTTCTGAGGGACAGAAGaaggccttctccacctgtgggtCCCACCTCATGGCTGTTTCCATCTTCTATGGAACCATCGTCTTCATGTACTTACAGCCAAATTCCAGCCATTCCATGAACACAGATAaaatggcatctgtgttctacacaatGATCATCCCCATGCTGAACCCCCTGGTCTACAGCTTGAGGAACAAAGAGGTCAACAGTGCATTCAGGAAGGCTGTTGGAAAAGCAAAATCCTCACTAGGCTTAGTCTGTTAA
- the LOC143390519 gene encoding olfactory receptor 5B12-like — protein MENISEVTEFILVGLTDALQLQVPLFMVFTLIYLITLVGNLGMILLILLDSRLHTPMYFLLSHLSLVDCVYSSAVTPKVMAGLLTGDKIISYNACAAQMFFAGFVTVESFLLASMALDRHAAVCKPLHYTTTMTNTVCVLMVTASYACGLLQVSIHVAFTFHLSFCRSNVINHFFCDIPPLLTLSCSNIYTNEIVLFTLAAFDTFFTLLLILSSYLFILVAILRMHSSEGQKKAFSTCGSHLTAVSIFYGTMVFMYLQPNSRHSMDTDKMASVFYMMIIPMLNPLVYSLRNKEVNSAFRKVVGKAKFSLGLVC, from the coding sequence ATGGAAAATATCTCAGAAGTGACTGAATTTATTCTAGTGGGGTTAACAGATGCCCTCCAGCTACAGGTCCCCTTATTTATGGTCTTCACCCTCATCTACCTCATCACTCTGGTTGGGAACCTGGGCATGATCCTGTTGATCCTGCTGGACTCCCGTCTCCACACTCCCATGTACTTTCTCCTCAGTCACCTGTCTCTGGTGGACTGCGTGTATTCTTCAGCTGTCACTCCCAAGGTCATGGCGGGGCTTCTCACAGGAGATAAGATCATTTCCTACAATGCTTGTGCAGCCCAGATGTTCTTTGCAGGCTTTGTCACTGTTGAGAGTTTCCTGCTGGCCTCGATGGCCTTGGATCGCCATGCAGCTGTGTGTAAGCCCCTGCACTACACCACCACCATGACCAACACTGTGTGTGTCCTGATGGTCACCGCCTCCTATGCCTGTGGACTTCTGCAGGTTTCTATCCATGTAGCCTTCACATTCCATCTCTCCTTCTGTCGTTCCAATGTGATCAATCACTTTTTCTGTGACATTCCCCCACTTTTGACTCTTTCTTGCTCTAATATCTACACAAATGAGATTGTGCTTTTCACATTGGCAGCATTTGATACTTTTTTCACACTTTTGCTCATCTTGAGCTCTTACCTGTTCATTTTGGTTGCTATCCTGAGGATGCATTCTTCTGAGGGACAGAAGaaggccttctccacctgtgggtCCCACCTCACAGCTGTTTCCATCTTCTATGGAACCATGGTCTTCATGTACTTACAGCCAAATTCTAGACACTCCATGGACACAGATAaaatggcatctgtgttctacatgaTGATCATCCCCATGCTGAACCCCCTGGTCTACAGCTTGAGGAACAAAGAGGTCAACAGTGCATTCAGGAAGGTTGTTGGAAAAGCAAAATTCTCACTAGGCTTAGTCTGTTAA